The Megalobrama amblycephala isolate DHTTF-2021 linkage group LG7, ASM1881202v1, whole genome shotgun sequence genome window below encodes:
- the gja5b gene encoding gap junction protein, alpha 5b — translation MADWSLLGNFLEEVQEHSTSVGKVWLTILFIFRILVLGTAAESSWGDEQEDFTCDTEQPGCENVCYDRAFPIAHIRYWVLQIVFVSTPSLIYMGHAMHSVRREEKRRKEQEDGTQRDGDGEKYPEEDKDCEKEDEGGGGKVRLRGALLQTYVLSILIRTVMEVIFIVVQYLIYGVFLNALYVCKAPPCPHPVNCYISRPTEKNVFIVFMLAVAAVSLLLSVVELYHLAWKQCKRWLQEYKTSKKRPNTPSIVAAVSPNPPTPNRACTPPPDFNQCLTTPPSSPTIQTHAHSLIHPTCPPFHDRLAHQQNSANMVTERHQGQDYLGVNFLSFSQAPTEMPNSCASPSFLSIEFDEDKRRFSKSSGTSSRMRPDDLAV, via the coding sequence ATGGCTGACTGGAGTCTGCTGGGAAACTTTCTAGAAGAAGTCCAGGAACATTCCACCTCGGTGGGAAAGGTGTGGCTCACCATTCTTTTCATCTTCCGGATCCTGGTCCTGGGCACAGCTGCCGAGTCCTCGTGGGGCGACGAGCAGGAAGACTTCACCTGCGACACGGAGCAGCCCGGTTGTGAGAACGTTTGTTACGACCGAGCATTTCCCATTGCGCATATACGCTACTGGGTGCTCCAGATAGTGTTCGTGTCCACACCTTCTCTCATCTATATGGGACATGCAATGCACAGCGTCCGCAGAGAGGAGAAGAGGAGGAAAGAGCAGGAAGATGGAACACAGAGAGACGGAGATGGAGAGAAGTACCCAGAAGAAGACAAGGACTGTGAGAAGGAAGACGAAGGTGGAGGTGGGAAGGTGCGATTGAGGGGTGCTTTGCTACAAACGTACGTACTTAGTATCCTCATCCGCACCGTAATGGAGGTGATCTTCATCGTAGTCCAGTACCTGATCTATGGAGTCTTCCTCAACGCGCTCTACGTGTGTAAGGCTCCTCCGTGTCCGCATCCCGTCAACTGCTACATCTCGAGACCTACGGAGAAGAACgtgtttattgtgtttatgCTGGCAGTAGCTGCTGTGTCTCTACTGCTCAGTGTCGTGGAACTGTATCATTTGGCGTGGAAGCAGTGCAAGAGGTGGTTGCAAGAATATAAGACTTCCAAAAAACGACCGAACACACCATCCATCGTGGCTGCAGTGTCACCAAACCCACCCACGCCAAACCGAGCCTGCACTCCACCTCCCGACTTCAACCAGTGCCTGACAACACCACCTTCTTCCCCTACTATACAGACACACGCACACTCGCTTATACATCCAACCTGCCCACCTTTTCATGACCGACTGGCACACCAACAAAACTCGGCAAACATGGTTACTGAACGCCACCAAGGACAAGACTACCTAGGGGTCAACTTCTTGAGCTTCTCACAAGCACCTACAGAGATGCCCAACTCGTGCGCATCACCCTCATTTCTAAGCATCGAATTCGATGAGGACAAGCGAAGGTTTAGCAAGAGCAGCGGGACCAGCAGCCGCATGAGGCCGGACGACCTTGCAGTATAG
- the bcl9 gene encoding B-cell CLL/lymphoma 9 protein isoform X1 produces MLEVQEERPAAAATATTAATGTTGNASGRKERAKERQEEGQDCSSPVATPNTGPRSTRAKATPTTTHTHSHTHTHTPSPHQHSTAPASVALGLTSMHSSNPKVRNSPSANTQSSPKSKQEAMVRSPPVMSPSSAAQMDSKLPNQGKQGGAGSQSQSSPCDPKSLSGSHTPKGPQGPIGSMGLKNGQGLSSGNGAKGKIKRERSTSVESFEQRDTGTPSNEGDQKEIGSRAKRLCVGERRLPYSGADWCSGGESDEDDPGFFNCNSTDIKPDPGALSASTPTHNTGQSTTSELGSGQKPGSKVVYVFTTEMANKAADAVITGHVDNIITYHMNNISNGKGGKPQLPLNNQIGSLRSDTKQQGVPSQQQPSSHSSDQNHQAASKVAQSGQQQQPQAQPTQPQQPTQGAKPTSLPPDNAPSAGMDSKSLPSSSPQDGAGSHDGSNSAGTPGSQASNQPPNAGPQQSFPSLDLPKGADAKLTAQHHQQLAHEIMSSMGDNPEGLSQEQLEHRERSLQTLRDIQRMLFPDDKDMASMGQGNMVGPPPNSAMMEGGPKKPEQGPLQAMMAQSQSLGKPGGPGGPRPDGPPFGPPGPRDMPFSPDDLGPPPPGPGPMNSHPGPGGEHGDHMTPEQMAWLKLQQEFYEEKKRKQEQMQHRPMGDMMLHQGGPRGMMRGPPPPYQMNPGEVWGPGGPEPFPDQMNMGPRGMHPHMQRMPGFPGMMNPDMDGGPNAMPRPGMNWPDDMPKMGDGRGFPPGQGMFGGPGGRVERFPNPQSVQEAMFHQGMGDKPGMGLTPGMMMEMNRMMGNQRPMEPGNGGGMMFPRMPGDGPMSPSSRMEFVKGLGRDMGEFGMGPGNLNVNMGPSPQMMPPKMRDPPMNLSPEEIMKMRQGGGPMPENVVPSQRMMQGPPFPEQPHAGDLNMGPNRQFPGMGPQGPGNPRGPRGEPPFGHDQRGNVGGNGRLSHMPPLPPNQAPNSSGPPPGQRNMSRKPSDLNVQSGPANSPNVNVNPLKSPTLRQVQSPMLGSPSGNLKSPQTPSQLAGMLSGPSAAAVAAAAAIKSPPMMGSAGASPVHMKSPSLPAPSPGWTSSPKPPMQSPGIPQNNKPPLSMTSPNMMGSVEQGGNPPPSAPTSSSSSSQPGGMNVPGSLPSSSPYTMPPEPTLSQNPLSIMMSRMSKFAMPSSTPLYHDAIKTVASSDDDSPPARSPNLPSMNNSMPGMGVNHHPGHPRMMTPNSSGPMPSLSPMGMNTMGSQALSHGMPNQMPSPNPMGPNMPPHSGPMGPGMMPHGIMMNPVSQDPGMGNNQMMSQGRMGLPHRGQGFPPGQSPPQQVPFPHNGPGHQGGFPHGMGFQGEGGPLGRMGNMPHGPGGEPGMCKPNTPGGQEFNNMPGVFNDSDLHEVMRPGASGIPEFDLSRIIPSEKPSQTLSYFPRGGDAPGGKPPHPSGPPGFPQMQGMMGESNPRMGLPMQGMGGPPGPGHMGPQDMPMGNPGHNPMRPPGFMGQGMMGPQHRMLSPGQQPGMMGGPGMMQGKERPMYNHPGPVGSPNMMMSLQGMSGPQQTMMMPSQMRPRGMAADMGMGFNPGPGNPGNLMF; encoded by the exons CAGTCCGAAATCCAAGCAGGAGGCCATGGTGAGGTCGCCACCCGTAATGTCCCCCTCCAGCGCCGCACAGATGGACTCCAAACTGCCCAACCAGGGAAAGCAGGGGGGCGCCGGCAGCCAATCACAGTCGTCTCCTTGTGACCCCAAGTCGCTGAGTGGAAGCCACACACCCAAAGGTCCCCAAGGCCCCATAGGGAGTATGGGACTCAAAAATGGACAAGGCCTGAGTTCAGGCAATGGTGCAAAAGGCAAGATTAAGAGAGAGAGGAGCACTTCAGTGGAGTCATTCGAACAAAGGGATACAGGAACGCCAAGCAATGAAGGGGACCAGAAAg AAATAGGCAGTAGAGCAAAAAGGTTATGTGTTGGAGAGCGACGGTTGCCCTACAGCGGTGCAGATTGGTGTTCAGGGGGAGAGAGTGATGAAGATGACCCAGGATTCTTCA ACTGTAACTCCACTGACATAAAGCCAGATCCAGGTGCTCTTTCTGCCTCTACGCCTACCCACAATACAGGACAGAGCACAACGTCTGAACTGGGGAGTGGGCAGAAACCAGGGTCAAAGGTTGTTTACGTCTTCACCACAGAGATGGCCAACAA GGCAGCAGATGCAGTCATAACGGGGCATGTAGACAACATCATCACTTACCACATGAATAATATCTCTAACGGCAAGGGTGGAAAGCCCCAGCTCCCCCTG AACAATCAGATTGGGTCCCTCAGAAGTGACACTAAACAACAGGGAGTTCCGTCCCAGCAACAGCCCTCATCTCACTCCAGTGATCAGAACCACCAAGCAGCCTCTAAAGTAGCGCAGTCAGGCCAGCAGCAACAACCTCAAGCGCAACCCACCCAACCTCAGCAGCCAACCCAGGGGGCAAAACCAACTAGCCTCCCACCAGACAATGCACCTTCAGCTGGTATGGACTCTAAGAGCCTCCCCAGCAGTAGCCCACAGGATGGTGCTGGATCCCATGATGGTAGCAACTCTGCAGGGACACCTGGTAGCCAGGCCTCCAACCAGCCTCCAAATGCTGGCCCTCAACAGAGCTTCCCATCCCTAGATCTACCTAAAGGGGCAGATGCTAAGCTCACAGCTCAACACCACCAGCAGCTGGCTCATGAAATCATGTCTAGCATGGGGGACAACCCTGAGGGCCTTTCCCAAGAGCAACTTGAACACCGGGAACGTTCCTTACAGACTTTACGTGATATACAGCGTATGCTCTTCCCAGACGACAAGGACATGGCTTCCATGGGCCAAGGAAACATGGTCGGACCTCCACCCAATTCTGCAATGATGGAAGGAGGACCTAAGAAACCAGAACAAGGGCCTCTCCAAGCCATGATGGCTCAATCACAAAGCCTTGGGAAGCCAGGTGGTCCAGGAGGACCACGTCCAGATGGGCCTCCCTTTGGTCCACCTGGTCCTAGAGACATGCCCTTTTCTCCAGATGATCTTGGACCCCCTCCACCAGGTCCAGGACCTATGAACTCACATCCAGGTCCTGGTGGAGAGCATGGAGACCATATGACCCCAGAGCAGATGGCCTGGCTAAAACTGCAGCAAGAGTTCTATGAGGAGAAGAAGCGCAAGCAGGAACAAATGCAGCATAGACCGATGGGAGACATGATGCTCCATCAGGGTGGACCTAGAGGAATGATGCGAGGCCCACCACCACCCTACCAGATGAATCCTGGAGAGGTGTGGGGCCCTGGTGGCCCTGAACCATTCCCTGACCAGATGAACATGGGCCCCAGAGGGATGCATCCACACATGCAGAGGATGCCTGGCTTCCCAGGTATGATGAACCCTGATATGGATGGAGGGCCCAATGCTATGCCCAGACCTGGAATGAACTGGCCTGATGATATGCCCAAAATGGGTGATGGGAGGGGATTCCCTCCTGGCCAAGGCATGTTTGGAGGTCCTGGTGGAAGGGTGGAAAGATTTCCCAATCCTCAGTCTGTACAGGAAGCTATGTTCCATCAAGGTATGGGTGATAAACCAGGCATGGGTCTTACACCTGGCATGATGATGGAGATGAATCGAATGATGGGTAATCAAAGACCGATGGAGCCTGGAAATGGAGGTGGCATGATGTTTCCCAGAATGCCAGGTGATGGTCCCATGAGCCCCTCCTCAAGAATGGAGTTTGTGAAAGGTCTTGGTCGAGACATGGGTGAATTTGGCATGGGGCCTGGAAACCTCAATGTAAACATGGGCCCTAGCCCTCAGATGATGCCCCCTAAGATGAGAGATCCACCAATGAATCTTAGTCCAGAGGAAATTATGAAGATGAGGCAAGGTGGAGGTCCAATGCCTGAGAATGTGGTTCCTTCACAGAGAATGATGCAGGGGCCTCCTTTCCCTGAACAGCCCCATGCAGGAGACCTCAATATGGGACCCAACCGACAGTTCCCTGGCATGGGTCCCCAAGGCCCTGGAAATCCAAGAGGTCCCAGAGGCGAGCCACCCTTTGGACATGACCAAAGAGGTAATGTGGGTGGAAATGGTCGTCTTAGTCATATGCCTCCTTTACCACCAAACCAGGCTCCCAATAGCTCAGGGCCTCCACCCGGCCAGAGGAATATGAGTCGCAAGCCCTCAGACCTAAATGTCCAGTCTGGCCCGGCTAACTCACCCAACGTCAATGTCAACCCGCTAAAGTCACCAACATTGCGGCAGGTCCAGTCTCCAATGCTGGGCTCACCATCAGGTAATCTCAAGTCTCCGCAGACACCGTCCCAGCTGGCTGGTATGCTTAGTGGACCTTCAGCTGCAGCAGTAGCAGCTGCGGCAGCCATTAAATCTCCTCCTATGATGGGCTCAGCAGGGGCATCACCCGTCCATATGAAGTCACCCTCGCTCCCTGCACCCTCCCCTGGCTGGACGTCATCACCCAAGCCGCCCATGCAAAGCCCAGGAATCCCTCAGAACAACAAACCTCCCCTTAGCATGACATCACCAAATATGATGGGCAGTGTAGAGCaag GTGGTAATCCTCCTCCCTCAGCTCCTACATCCAGTAGTTCCTCCAGTCAACCAGGTGGTATGAATGTGCCAGGAAGTCTTCCATCCAGCAGCCCCTACACCATGCCCCCGGAGCCAACGCTATCCCAAAATCCTCTTTCCATCATGATGTCCCGCATGTCCAAGTTTGCAATGCCCAGTTCTACACCCCTCTACCATGATGCAATCAAAACCGTGGCCAGCTCTGATGATGACTCGCCGCCTGCTCGATCGCCAAACCTGCCatctatgaacaacagcatgcCCG GTATGGGTGTGAACCATCACCCAGGTCATCCTCGAATGATGACCCCTAACTCTTCTGGCCCCATGCCTTCCCTGAGTCCAATGGGGATGAACACTATGGGCTCCCAGGCACTTTCCCATGGCATGCCAAACCAGATGCCCTCGCCCAATCCCATGGGCCCTAATATGCCTCCTCACTCTGGACCTATGGGTCCAGGCATGATGCCTCATGGTATTATGATGAACCCAGTCTCCCAAGATCCCGGCATGGGCAACAACCAGATGATGTCACAGGGACGTATGGGTCTTCCTCACCGAGGACAGGGCTTCCCCCCTGGACAGTCACCTCCACAACAGGTCCCCTTCCCTCACAATGGTCCTGGGCACCAGGGCGGCTTCCCTCATGGGATGGGTTTCCAAGGAGAAGGGGGGCCACTGGGCAGGATGGGCAATATGCCTCATGGACCTGGTGGTGAGCCAGGTATGTGTAAACCTAATACTCCAGGAGGCCAGGAGTTTAATAACATGCCAGGTGTCTTTAATGATTCGGATCTACACGAGGTCATGCGACCAGGTGCGTCAGGTATCCCTGAGTTTGACCTCTCTCGAATTATCCCTTCTGAGAAGCCCAGCCAGACTCTGTCCTACTTCCCTCGTGGTGGGGACGCCCCTGGTGGGAAGCCACCACACCCGTCTGGCCCACCTGGATTTCCCCAAATGCAGGGGATGATGGGTGAGAGCAATCCAAGGATGGGCCTCCCCATGCAGGGAATGGGTGGTCCTCCTGGCCCTGGACATATGGGCCCACAGGACATGCCCATGGGTAATCCAGGTCACAACCCTATGAGACCCCCAGGTTTCATGGGTCAGGGTATGATGGGGCCACAGCACAGGATGTTGTCTCCTGGCCAGCAGCCAGGAATGATGGGAGGCCCTGGAATGATGCAGGGAAAGGAAAGGCCGATGTACAACCACCCTGGGCCAGTGGGCTCTCCTAACATGATGATGTCACTACAAGGGATGAGTGGTCCTCAGCAGACTATGATGATGCCTTCTCAGATGAGGCCTCGAGGAATGGCAGCAGATATGGGCATGGGATTTAACCCTGGCCCAGGGAACCCTGggaatttaatgttttga
- the bcl9 gene encoding B-cell CLL/lymphoma 9 protein isoform X2 translates to MLEVQEERPAAAATATTAATGTTGNASGRKERAKERQEEGQDCSSPVATPNTGPRSTRAKATPTTTHTHSHTHTHTPSPHQHSTAPASVALGLTSMHSSNPKVRNSPSANTQSPKSKQEAMVRSPPVMSPSSAAQMDSKLPNQGKQGGAGSQSQSSPCDPKSLSGSHTPKGPQGPIGSMGLKNGQGLSSGNGAKGKIKRERSTSVESFEQRDTGTPSNEGDQKEIGSRAKRLCVGERRLPYSGADWCSGGESDEDDPGFFNCNSTDIKPDPGALSASTPTHNTGQSTTSELGSGQKPGSKVVYVFTTEMANKAADAVITGHVDNIITYHMNNISNGKGGKPQLPLNNQIGSLRSDTKQQGVPSQQQPSSHSSDQNHQAASKVAQSGQQQQPQAQPTQPQQPTQGAKPTSLPPDNAPSAGMDSKSLPSSSPQDGAGSHDGSNSAGTPGSQASNQPPNAGPQQSFPSLDLPKGADAKLTAQHHQQLAHEIMSSMGDNPEGLSQEQLEHRERSLQTLRDIQRMLFPDDKDMASMGQGNMVGPPPNSAMMEGGPKKPEQGPLQAMMAQSQSLGKPGGPGGPRPDGPPFGPPGPRDMPFSPDDLGPPPPGPGPMNSHPGPGGEHGDHMTPEQMAWLKLQQEFYEEKKRKQEQMQHRPMGDMMLHQGGPRGMMRGPPPPYQMNPGEVWGPGGPEPFPDQMNMGPRGMHPHMQRMPGFPGMMNPDMDGGPNAMPRPGMNWPDDMPKMGDGRGFPPGQGMFGGPGGRVERFPNPQSVQEAMFHQGMGDKPGMGLTPGMMMEMNRMMGNQRPMEPGNGGGMMFPRMPGDGPMSPSSRMEFVKGLGRDMGEFGMGPGNLNVNMGPSPQMMPPKMRDPPMNLSPEEIMKMRQGGGPMPENVVPSQRMMQGPPFPEQPHAGDLNMGPNRQFPGMGPQGPGNPRGPRGEPPFGHDQRGNVGGNGRLSHMPPLPPNQAPNSSGPPPGQRNMSRKPSDLNVQSGPANSPNVNVNPLKSPTLRQVQSPMLGSPSGNLKSPQTPSQLAGMLSGPSAAAVAAAAAIKSPPMMGSAGASPVHMKSPSLPAPSPGWTSSPKPPMQSPGIPQNNKPPLSMTSPNMMGSVEQGGNPPPSAPTSSSSSSQPGGMNVPGSLPSSSPYTMPPEPTLSQNPLSIMMSRMSKFAMPSSTPLYHDAIKTVASSDDDSPPARSPNLPSMNNSMPGMGVNHHPGHPRMMTPNSSGPMPSLSPMGMNTMGSQALSHGMPNQMPSPNPMGPNMPPHSGPMGPGMMPHGIMMNPVSQDPGMGNNQMMSQGRMGLPHRGQGFPPGQSPPQQVPFPHNGPGHQGGFPHGMGFQGEGGPLGRMGNMPHGPGGEPGMCKPNTPGGQEFNNMPGVFNDSDLHEVMRPGASGIPEFDLSRIIPSEKPSQTLSYFPRGGDAPGGKPPHPSGPPGFPQMQGMMGESNPRMGLPMQGMGGPPGPGHMGPQDMPMGNPGHNPMRPPGFMGQGMMGPQHRMLSPGQQPGMMGGPGMMQGKERPMYNHPGPVGSPNMMMSLQGMSGPQQTMMMPSQMRPRGMAADMGMGFNPGPGNPGNLMF, encoded by the exons TCCGAAATCCAAGCAGGAGGCCATGGTGAGGTCGCCACCCGTAATGTCCCCCTCCAGCGCCGCACAGATGGACTCCAAACTGCCCAACCAGGGAAAGCAGGGGGGCGCCGGCAGCCAATCACAGTCGTCTCCTTGTGACCCCAAGTCGCTGAGTGGAAGCCACACACCCAAAGGTCCCCAAGGCCCCATAGGGAGTATGGGACTCAAAAATGGACAAGGCCTGAGTTCAGGCAATGGTGCAAAAGGCAAGATTAAGAGAGAGAGGAGCACTTCAGTGGAGTCATTCGAACAAAGGGATACAGGAACGCCAAGCAATGAAGGGGACCAGAAAg AAATAGGCAGTAGAGCAAAAAGGTTATGTGTTGGAGAGCGACGGTTGCCCTACAGCGGTGCAGATTGGTGTTCAGGGGGAGAGAGTGATGAAGATGACCCAGGATTCTTCA ACTGTAACTCCACTGACATAAAGCCAGATCCAGGTGCTCTTTCTGCCTCTACGCCTACCCACAATACAGGACAGAGCACAACGTCTGAACTGGGGAGTGGGCAGAAACCAGGGTCAAAGGTTGTTTACGTCTTCACCACAGAGATGGCCAACAA GGCAGCAGATGCAGTCATAACGGGGCATGTAGACAACATCATCACTTACCACATGAATAATATCTCTAACGGCAAGGGTGGAAAGCCCCAGCTCCCCCTG AACAATCAGATTGGGTCCCTCAGAAGTGACACTAAACAACAGGGAGTTCCGTCCCAGCAACAGCCCTCATCTCACTCCAGTGATCAGAACCACCAAGCAGCCTCTAAAGTAGCGCAGTCAGGCCAGCAGCAACAACCTCAAGCGCAACCCACCCAACCTCAGCAGCCAACCCAGGGGGCAAAACCAACTAGCCTCCCACCAGACAATGCACCTTCAGCTGGTATGGACTCTAAGAGCCTCCCCAGCAGTAGCCCACAGGATGGTGCTGGATCCCATGATGGTAGCAACTCTGCAGGGACACCTGGTAGCCAGGCCTCCAACCAGCCTCCAAATGCTGGCCCTCAACAGAGCTTCCCATCCCTAGATCTACCTAAAGGGGCAGATGCTAAGCTCACAGCTCAACACCACCAGCAGCTGGCTCATGAAATCATGTCTAGCATGGGGGACAACCCTGAGGGCCTTTCCCAAGAGCAACTTGAACACCGGGAACGTTCCTTACAGACTTTACGTGATATACAGCGTATGCTCTTCCCAGACGACAAGGACATGGCTTCCATGGGCCAAGGAAACATGGTCGGACCTCCACCCAATTCTGCAATGATGGAAGGAGGACCTAAGAAACCAGAACAAGGGCCTCTCCAAGCCATGATGGCTCAATCACAAAGCCTTGGGAAGCCAGGTGGTCCAGGAGGACCACGTCCAGATGGGCCTCCCTTTGGTCCACCTGGTCCTAGAGACATGCCCTTTTCTCCAGATGATCTTGGACCCCCTCCACCAGGTCCAGGACCTATGAACTCACATCCAGGTCCTGGTGGAGAGCATGGAGACCATATGACCCCAGAGCAGATGGCCTGGCTAAAACTGCAGCAAGAGTTCTATGAGGAGAAGAAGCGCAAGCAGGAACAAATGCAGCATAGACCGATGGGAGACATGATGCTCCATCAGGGTGGACCTAGAGGAATGATGCGAGGCCCACCACCACCCTACCAGATGAATCCTGGAGAGGTGTGGGGCCCTGGTGGCCCTGAACCATTCCCTGACCAGATGAACATGGGCCCCAGAGGGATGCATCCACACATGCAGAGGATGCCTGGCTTCCCAGGTATGATGAACCCTGATATGGATGGAGGGCCCAATGCTATGCCCAGACCTGGAATGAACTGGCCTGATGATATGCCCAAAATGGGTGATGGGAGGGGATTCCCTCCTGGCCAAGGCATGTTTGGAGGTCCTGGTGGAAGGGTGGAAAGATTTCCCAATCCTCAGTCTGTACAGGAAGCTATGTTCCATCAAGGTATGGGTGATAAACCAGGCATGGGTCTTACACCTGGCATGATGATGGAGATGAATCGAATGATGGGTAATCAAAGACCGATGGAGCCTGGAAATGGAGGTGGCATGATGTTTCCCAGAATGCCAGGTGATGGTCCCATGAGCCCCTCCTCAAGAATGGAGTTTGTGAAAGGTCTTGGTCGAGACATGGGTGAATTTGGCATGGGGCCTGGAAACCTCAATGTAAACATGGGCCCTAGCCCTCAGATGATGCCCCCTAAGATGAGAGATCCACCAATGAATCTTAGTCCAGAGGAAATTATGAAGATGAGGCAAGGTGGAGGTCCAATGCCTGAGAATGTGGTTCCTTCACAGAGAATGATGCAGGGGCCTCCTTTCCCTGAACAGCCCCATGCAGGAGACCTCAATATGGGACCCAACCGACAGTTCCCTGGCATGGGTCCCCAAGGCCCTGGAAATCCAAGAGGTCCCAGAGGCGAGCCACCCTTTGGACATGACCAAAGAGGTAATGTGGGTGGAAATGGTCGTCTTAGTCATATGCCTCCTTTACCACCAAACCAGGCTCCCAATAGCTCAGGGCCTCCACCCGGCCAGAGGAATATGAGTCGCAAGCCCTCAGACCTAAATGTCCAGTCTGGCCCGGCTAACTCACCCAACGTCAATGTCAACCCGCTAAAGTCACCAACATTGCGGCAGGTCCAGTCTCCAATGCTGGGCTCACCATCAGGTAATCTCAAGTCTCCGCAGACACCGTCCCAGCTGGCTGGTATGCTTAGTGGACCTTCAGCTGCAGCAGTAGCAGCTGCGGCAGCCATTAAATCTCCTCCTATGATGGGCTCAGCAGGGGCATCACCCGTCCATATGAAGTCACCCTCGCTCCCTGCACCCTCCCCTGGCTGGACGTCATCACCCAAGCCGCCCATGCAAAGCCCAGGAATCCCTCAGAACAACAAACCTCCCCTTAGCATGACATCACCAAATATGATGGGCAGTGTAGAGCaag GTGGTAATCCTCCTCCCTCAGCTCCTACATCCAGTAGTTCCTCCAGTCAACCAGGTGGTATGAATGTGCCAGGAAGTCTTCCATCCAGCAGCCCCTACACCATGCCCCCGGAGCCAACGCTATCCCAAAATCCTCTTTCCATCATGATGTCCCGCATGTCCAAGTTTGCAATGCCCAGTTCTACACCCCTCTACCATGATGCAATCAAAACCGTGGCCAGCTCTGATGATGACTCGCCGCCTGCTCGATCGCCAAACCTGCCatctatgaacaacagcatgcCCG GTATGGGTGTGAACCATCACCCAGGTCATCCTCGAATGATGACCCCTAACTCTTCTGGCCCCATGCCTTCCCTGAGTCCAATGGGGATGAACACTATGGGCTCCCAGGCACTTTCCCATGGCATGCCAAACCAGATGCCCTCGCCCAATCCCATGGGCCCTAATATGCCTCCTCACTCTGGACCTATGGGTCCAGGCATGATGCCTCATGGTATTATGATGAACCCAGTCTCCCAAGATCCCGGCATGGGCAACAACCAGATGATGTCACAGGGACGTATGGGTCTTCCTCACCGAGGACAGGGCTTCCCCCCTGGACAGTCACCTCCACAACAGGTCCCCTTCCCTCACAATGGTCCTGGGCACCAGGGCGGCTTCCCTCATGGGATGGGTTTCCAAGGAGAAGGGGGGCCACTGGGCAGGATGGGCAATATGCCTCATGGACCTGGTGGTGAGCCAGGTATGTGTAAACCTAATACTCCAGGAGGCCAGGAGTTTAATAACATGCCAGGTGTCTTTAATGATTCGGATCTACACGAGGTCATGCGACCAGGTGCGTCAGGTATCCCTGAGTTTGACCTCTCTCGAATTATCCCTTCTGAGAAGCCCAGCCAGACTCTGTCCTACTTCCCTCGTGGTGGGGACGCCCCTGGTGGGAAGCCACCACACCCGTCTGGCCCACCTGGATTTCCCCAAATGCAGGGGATGATGGGTGAGAGCAATCCAAGGATGGGCCTCCCCATGCAGGGAATGGGTGGTCCTCCTGGCCCTGGACATATGGGCCCACAGGACATGCCCATGGGTAATCCAGGTCACAACCCTATGAGACCCCCAGGTTTCATGGGTCAGGGTATGATGGGGCCACAGCACAGGATGTTGTCTCCTGGCCAGCAGCCAGGAATGATGGGAGGCCCTGGAATGATGCAGGGAAAGGAAAGGCCGATGTACAACCACCCTGGGCCAGTGGGCTCTCCTAACATGATGATGTCACTACAAGGGATGAGTGGTCCTCAGCAGACTATGATGATGCCTTCTCAGATGAGGCCTCGAGGAATGGCAGCAGATATGGGCATGGGATTTAACCCTGGCCCAGGGAACCCTGggaatttaatgttttga